The proteins below come from a single Nocardiopsis gilva YIM 90087 genomic window:
- a CDS encoding DMT family transporter translates to MTWAVIIAVVGALAVAAGAALQERAAVSAPFGISQVHLVRHLMRSRRWLLGLVLTGVGIGGHMLALVHAPLILIQPIQTTGLLFAVVLAAFFGKRRLSVAQVLGCLAVTAGLIALLTALPMHAGDPVLTGRETVLMPLVCVGAMLMCVLVARFGGASTRAWAFALAGGVGFAVTSALARFVGVGMLDDPASALRPLTVLALVIGLSGGMIVQNSYRTGHFTLAYATLMISDPMSAAILGVVFFGERLPDDPLAATVAVAGALVCAVGVITLARATHARGRATGAAAVNTGPPTAEVRAEAAATPPPILGSEPPMADEDAEEPVSR, encoded by the coding sequence ATGACGTGGGCAGTGATCATCGCCGTCGTGGGAGCGCTGGCTGTCGCGGCGGGTGCGGCACTGCAGGAACGGGCCGCGGTGAGCGCTCCCTTCGGCATCAGCCAGGTCCACCTGGTCCGCCATCTCATGCGCAGCCGCCGCTGGCTCCTCGGCCTGGTTCTTACCGGTGTCGGCATTGGCGGCCACATGCTGGCCCTGGTCCACGCCCCGCTCATTCTCATCCAGCCGATCCAGACCACCGGCCTGCTGTTCGCCGTCGTACTCGCGGCCTTCTTCGGCAAGCGGCGGCTGTCCGTGGCCCAGGTCCTCGGCTGCCTTGCCGTGACCGCCGGACTGATCGCGCTGCTCACCGCACTCCCCATGCACGCAGGGGACCCCGTCCTCACCGGCCGCGAGACCGTGCTGATGCCGCTGGTGTGCGTCGGCGCGATGCTGATGTGCGTACTCGTGGCCCGCTTTGGCGGCGCCAGCACGCGGGCCTGGGCGTTCGCCCTGGCCGGGGGCGTCGGGTTCGCCGTCACCTCCGCGCTCGCGCGCTTCGTCGGCGTTGGCATGCTCGACGACCCGGCCTCGGCATTGCGCCCGCTGACCGTCCTCGCCCTGGTCATCGGACTGAGCGGCGGCATGATCGTGCAGAACTCCTACCGCACCGGCCACTTCACGCTCGCCTACGCCACCCTGATGATCAGCGACCCGATGTCCGCCGCCATCCTCGGCGTGGTCTTCTTCGGCGAGCGGCTGCCCGACGACCCCCTGGCCGCGACCGTCGCGGTGGCCGGGGCCCTGGTCTGCGCGGTCGGCGTCATCACGCTCGCCCGCGCCACCCACGCCCGGGGCCGCGCGACCGGAGCGGCGGCCGTGAACACCGGCCCTCCCACCGCCGAGGTCCGGGCGGAGGCCGCGGCCACGCCGCCACCGATCCTCGGATCGGAGCCGCCGATGGCGGACGAGGACGCCGAGGAACCCGTCTCGCGGTAG
- a CDS encoding sensor histidine kinase, with the protein MVMDTERHPTAETAADKRDGGRWRLPWRLPPLTEWRLGTRFAVSFALVAAVVIALIGSLAYSTAAAMIRADAQDEFQATVESLTEDLRSPSVGPLPDRGGSLNFLHSDSFTFQVVTPGGAIYGPVRNRDEVEVLPVRASDREVAVMEEPGVARTRQDANNGEEYRIATVSLGGGNGAIQIGQRLSPTERLLGTLAAQIAGVGLIVLIGAGLAGWYVAERVTGRLVRLTEAAEYISSTGRLDLDARDGEATGKDEVGRLSRAFDGMVSRLAGAKEEQHRLVQNASHELRTPLTSLRTNVAVMRRFDRLSPDAQQRLIDDLQGETRELTDLVNELVELATDTREDERPREVELREIAENVAARSQRRTGREIVVDSDDTVVSGRPHALERALSNPVENAAKFDTDSTGPIEIVIRDGRVEVRDRGPGIDPEELGHIFERFYRATSARGMSGSGLGLSMTQDIATAHGGQVIAYNREGGGAVIGFTIPPLRPTEGPSA; encoded by the coding sequence ATGGTGATGGACACCGAGAGACACCCGACAGCGGAAACCGCCGCCGACAAGCGCGATGGGGGCCGGTGGAGGCTCCCCTGGCGTCTTCCTCCCCTGACCGAGTGGCGGCTGGGCACCCGGTTCGCCGTGTCGTTCGCGCTGGTCGCCGCGGTCGTCATCGCGCTCATCGGGTCGCTGGCCTACAGCACGGCGGCGGCCATGATCCGCGCCGACGCCCAGGACGAGTTCCAGGCCACCGTCGAAAGCCTCACCGAGGACCTGCGGAGTCCGTCGGTGGGACCGCTTCCCGACCGGGGCGGCTCGCTGAACTTCCTGCACTCCGACTCCTTCACCTTCCAGGTGGTCACGCCCGGCGGCGCCATCTACGGGCCGGTGCGGAACCGCGACGAGGTCGAGGTCCTGCCCGTCCGGGCCTCCGACCGGGAGGTGGCCGTGATGGAGGAGCCCGGCGTGGCGCGGACGCGCCAGGACGCCAACAACGGCGAGGAGTACCGGATCGCCACGGTCTCGCTCGGGGGCGGGAACGGCGCGATCCAGATCGGCCAGCGGCTCTCCCCCACCGAGCGGCTGCTGGGGACCCTGGCCGCGCAGATCGCCGGGGTCGGCCTCATCGTGCTCATCGGCGCCGGGCTGGCCGGGTGGTACGTGGCCGAGCGCGTCACCGGGCGCCTGGTGCGGCTGACCGAAGCGGCCGAGTACATCAGCTCCACCGGCCGCCTCGACCTGGACGCGCGGGATGGGGAGGCCACCGGCAAGGACGAGGTCGGGCGGCTCAGCCGGGCGTTCGACGGGATGGTCTCGCGCCTCGCCGGAGCCAAGGAGGAGCAGCACCGCCTGGTGCAGAACGCCTCGCACGAGCTGCGCACCCCTCTGACCAGCCTGCGCACCAACGTGGCCGTCATGCGGCGCTTCGACCGCCTCTCCCCCGACGCTCAGCAGCGGCTGATCGACGACCTCCAGGGCGAGACGCGCGAGCTCACCGACCTGGTGAACGAGCTGGTCGAGCTGGCCACGGACACACGGGAGGACGAACGACCGCGCGAGGTGGAGCTGCGCGAGATCGCCGAGAACGTGGCCGCGCGGTCCCAGCGCCGCACGGGTCGGGAGATCGTCGTGGACTCCGACGACACCGTGGTCTCGGGCCGCCCCCACGCGTTGGAGCGCGCCCTGTCCAACCCGGTGGAGAACGCCGCCAAGTTCGACACCGACAGCACCGGGCCGATCGAGATCGTGATCCGGGACGGCCGGGTCGAAGTCCGCGACCGGGGTCCGGGGATCGATCCGGAGGAGCTGGGCCATATCTTCGAACGCTTCTACCGCGCAACCTCGGCACGAGGGATGTCCGGATCCGGCCTCGGCCTGTCCATGACCCAGGACATCGCCACCGCGCACGGAGGCCAGGTCATCGCCTATAACCGGGAGGGCGGCGGTGCTGTGATCGGTTTCACCATTCCGCCATTGCGGCCTACGGAGGGGCCGAGTGCGTAA
- a CDS encoding response regulator transcription factor, with the protein MTPSSTVLIADDDRAIRESLERALELEGYQVRTASDGVEALASVHAEPVDLLVLDVMMPGVDGLGVCRVLRAEGDRTPILMLTARVETPDRVAGLDAGADDYLPKPFDLDELLARLRALLRRVTPASDSEGPEPPLQVGDLRLDPGARRVWRGGREVELSKTEFDLLELLARNAGIVLDHSTIYDRIWGYDFGPESKNLAVYISYLRRKLEPEGAPQLIQTVRGVGYTLRPRTP; encoded by the coding sequence ATGACGCCCTCCAGCACCGTGCTCATCGCCGATGACGACCGCGCCATTCGCGAGTCCCTGGAACGTGCCCTGGAACTCGAGGGGTACCAGGTGCGGACGGCGAGCGACGGGGTGGAGGCCCTCGCGTCCGTCCATGCCGAGCCGGTGGATCTGCTCGTGCTGGACGTGATGATGCCGGGGGTCGACGGGCTGGGGGTCTGCCGGGTGCTGCGGGCCGAGGGCGACCGCACGCCCATTCTGATGCTCACCGCGCGGGTCGAGACGCCCGACCGGGTGGCGGGGTTGGACGCCGGGGCCGACGACTACCTGCCCAAGCCGTTCGATCTCGACGAGCTGCTGGCCCGGCTGCGCGCACTGCTGCGCCGCGTCACTCCCGCGTCCGACAGCGAAGGGCCCGAGCCGCCCCTTCAGGTGGGGGACCTGCGGCTGGACCCCGGCGCCCGGCGGGTCTGGCGCGGCGGCCGGGAGGTGGAGCTGTCCAAGACCGAGTTCGACCTGCTGGAGCTGCTGGCCCGCAACGCGGGCATCGTGCTCGACCACTCGACGATCTACGACCGCATCTGGGGCTACGACTTCGGGCCGGAGTCGAAGAACCTCGCGGTCTACATCAGCTACCTGCGCCGCAAGCTGGAACCTGAGGGCGCTCCCCAGCTGATCCAGACCGTGCGCGGCGTCGGGTACACCCTGCGTCCGCGGACACCGTGA
- a CDS encoding DUF998 domain-containing protein, which translates to MSSAGTSGGPAGTRSPVPDGRATALVGRVAAIAAAVCYSVWLAEFVLPTGIDPVVSFLSELSAADAPFGALFRGADRVSGVLAMVCALAGLSGGSRGRWSSVLWFGVLLFGAATFADSFLTLDCMVSADAVCAAKERAGDLSAAHTAHAYSSAIAGAAALVGAGALALHERGSRAAVLMWALFAVQLAAMVAVLALLALGSGQPVDGLGIAQRVQIGAVAAWLVAVGALPRPWRRDPEALHRA; encoded by the coding sequence GTGAGCTCCGCCGGGACGTCCGGCGGCCCGGCGGGGACGCGTTCGCCTGTCCCGGACGGCAGGGCGACGGCGCTGGTGGGCCGGGTGGCCGCTATCGCCGCCGCCGTCTGCTACAGCGTGTGGCTGGCGGAGTTCGTCCTGCCCACCGGCATCGACCCGGTGGTGAGCTTCCTCAGCGAGCTGTCCGCGGCGGACGCCCCCTTCGGTGCGCTGTTCCGCGGCGCGGACCGGGTGTCGGGGGTGCTGGCGATGGTCTGCGCCCTGGCCGGACTTTCGGGGGGAAGCCGGGGACGCTGGTCCTCGGTGCTCTGGTTCGGCGTGCTCCTCTTCGGCGCCGCGACCTTCGCCGACAGCTTTCTGACCTTGGACTGCATGGTGTCGGCTGACGCGGTGTGCGCGGCCAAGGAACGCGCCGGGGACCTGTCGGCCGCCCATACCGCCCACGCCTACTCCAGCGCGATCGCGGGCGCCGCCGCCCTCGTGGGGGCCGGGGCGCTGGCGCTGCACGAGCGGGGCAGTCGCGCCGCCGTGCTCATGTGGGCGCTCTTCGCCGTACAACTGGCGGCGATGGTCGCCGTCCTGGCCCTCCTCGCGCTCGGCAGCGGCCAACCGGTCGACGGCCTGGGCATCGCCCAGCGCGTCCAGATCGGCGCCGTGGCGGCGTGGCTGGTGGCCGTCGGCGCGCTGCCGCGCCCGTGGCGTCGTGATCCGGAGGCACTGCACAGGGCATGA
- the lysX gene encoding bifunctional lysylphosphatidylglycerol synthetase/lysine--tRNA ligase LysX, producing MTVISRPAEPGRKQPDGGADAATAARATAWHRVKAAIPGILATVLTLIAVLCALRALSLPLRTRTEGIAEFIEVILVPAPPNLAYAVFLGLLAGALASRKKVAYRIALIYLALIVVLDYLVLASLLLIGMTDSEVDWIYWFIVPNTVIMTLLLALLVAARDAFRAKVQPGSLFKALGVLSAGLGVGVLLGWGLVEMFPGSIAPGTNRFLWTVEKVLGGALQFTVGREGNAPGWVNLTLGLFGAIALLLAVLVLFKSQRAKAELTLPDEARIRALLDAHGERDSLGYFATRHDKTVRFSPSGKAAVTYRVVAGVSLASGDPIGDPEAWGGAVRAWLDEAEEHAWTPAVMGAGEEGAKAYARAGLSVLQLGDEAILNVGDFTLEGRAMRVVRQAAHRVERAGYTLRVRRHSEIPADEMEKIIERVDAWRDTETERGFSMALGRLGDPDDGRCVLVETLAPDGRLAAVLSFVPWGCTGLSLDVMRRDREADNGLMEFMVSGLMKQAPRLGVQRVSLNFAVFRAAFEEGARIGAGPVLRAWRGLLLFFSRWWQLEALYRSNVKYRPVWNPRFLCFGEARDLAKVGLASAIAEGFVTAPRLPTLFRRSAQRPSIAAPRSVPAEQREGVAGLVAGDKTATEFDDRDPVAAERADLPEQMRVRLDKIDAIRRDGRDPYPVGFGRTHTCAAARSLAEGLAPDTDSGTEVSITGRVTLIRDHGGVCFATVSDWSGEVQLMLTATATGTDGMERWRHDTDLGDHVGVRGTVATSRRGEPSVAVTEWRLTAKCLRPLPDKRRGLADPEARVRQRYLDLTVNADARATLRARTAAIYSLRESLVGRGFMEVETPILQPVHGGANARPFTTHINAYDMDLYLRIAPELFLKRLCVGGVEKVFELGRTFRNEGVSFKHNPEFTMLEAYQAYADYNDMRLLTQDMIQKAAIAANGAPVLRRRNGDGSMSEVDISGEWPAIPINTAISEATGTEVTADTPVEELIALAGRHGVPLQEGWNRGEIVLEMYEHLVEEKTERPTFYMDFPTEVSPLTRQHRDDPRLAEKWDLVAFGTELGTAYSELIDPVEQRKRLTAQSLAAAAGDPEAMELDEDFLRALEYAMPPTGGLGIGVDRLIMMITGLTIRETLPFPLVRPGAR from the coding sequence TTGACCGTCATTTCCCGCCCGGCGGAGCCCGGTCGCAAGCAGCCTGACGGGGGTGCCGACGCGGCCACAGCAGCGCGCGCCACCGCCTGGCACCGCGTCAAAGCGGCGATCCCGGGCATTCTGGCGACGGTGCTGACCCTGATCGCGGTGCTGTGCGCACTGCGAGCGCTGTCACTTCCGCTGCGCACGCGCACCGAGGGGATCGCCGAGTTCATCGAGGTCATCCTCGTCCCCGCGCCACCGAACCTCGCCTACGCGGTGTTCCTCGGCCTGCTGGCCGGCGCCCTGGCCTCCCGCAAGAAGGTCGCGTACCGCATCGCGCTCATCTACCTGGCGCTGATCGTGGTCCTCGACTACCTCGTGCTGGCCAGCCTGCTGCTCATCGGCATGACCGACAGCGAGGTCGACTGGATCTACTGGTTCATCGTCCCCAACACCGTCATCATGACGCTGCTGCTCGCCCTGCTGGTCGCGGCCCGCGACGCGTTCCGGGCGAAGGTGCAGCCGGGGTCCTTGTTCAAGGCGCTCGGCGTGCTCAGCGCCGGTCTGGGCGTGGGCGTTCTGCTCGGCTGGGGCCTGGTCGAGATGTTCCCCGGATCGATCGCCCCGGGCACCAACCGCTTCCTGTGGACGGTGGAGAAGGTGCTGGGCGGCGCCCTGCAGTTCACGGTCGGCCGCGAGGGCAACGCGCCCGGCTGGGTCAACCTCACCCTCGGCCTGTTCGGCGCCATCGCCCTGCTGCTCGCGGTGCTGGTGCTGTTCAAGTCGCAGCGCGCCAAGGCCGAACTGACCCTGCCCGACGAGGCGCGCATCCGCGCGCTTCTCGACGCGCACGGCGAGCGCGACTCCCTCGGCTACTTCGCCACCCGGCACGACAAGACGGTCCGCTTCTCCCCCAGCGGCAAGGCCGCCGTCACCTACCGCGTCGTGGCCGGGGTCAGTCTGGCCAGCGGCGACCCCATCGGCGATCCCGAAGCGTGGGGCGGGGCCGTCCGCGCGTGGCTCGACGAGGCCGAGGAGCACGCCTGGACGCCCGCTGTCATGGGCGCGGGCGAGGAGGGCGCCAAGGCCTATGCCCGCGCCGGGCTGAGCGTCCTGCAGCTCGGTGACGAGGCCATCCTCAACGTCGGCGACTTCACCCTGGAGGGCCGCGCCATGCGCGTGGTCCGCCAGGCCGCCCACCGCGTGGAGCGCGCCGGGTACACCCTGCGCGTCCGTCGGCACTCCGAGATCCCCGCCGATGAGATGGAGAAGATCATCGAGCGGGTCGACGCCTGGCGCGACACCGAGACCGAACGCGGTTTCTCGATGGCGCTGGGCCGTCTCGGCGACCCCGACGACGGGCGCTGCGTGCTGGTCGAGACGCTCGCCCCGGACGGACGTCTGGCCGCCGTGCTGTCCTTCGTCCCGTGGGGCTGCACCGGGCTGAGCCTGGACGTGATGCGCCGCGACCGCGAGGCCGACAACGGGCTCATGGAGTTCATGGTCTCCGGGCTGATGAAGCAGGCCCCGCGTCTAGGCGTGCAGCGGGTCTCGCTCAACTTCGCGGTGTTCCGCGCGGCCTTCGAGGAAGGGGCGCGTATCGGCGCCGGGCCGGTGCTGCGCGCCTGGCGCGGGCTGCTGCTCTTCTTCTCCCGCTGGTGGCAGCTGGAGGCGCTGTACCGCTCCAACGTCAAGTACCGCCCGGTGTGGAACCCGCGGTTCCTCTGCTTCGGCGAGGCGCGCGACCTGGCCAAGGTGGGCCTGGCCTCCGCCATCGCCGAGGGCTTCGTCACCGCGCCGCGGCTGCCGACCCTCTTCCGCCGGTCGGCGCAGCGGCCGTCCATCGCCGCCCCCCGTTCGGTGCCAGCGGAGCAGCGCGAGGGCGTCGCGGGCCTGGTGGCGGGCGACAAGACCGCCACGGAGTTCGACGACCGCGATCCCGTGGCCGCCGAGCGCGCCGACCTGCCCGAGCAGATGCGGGTCCGGCTGGACAAGATCGACGCCATCCGCCGCGACGGCCGCGACCCCTACCCGGTGGGCTTCGGCCGCACGCACACCTGCGCCGCGGCCCGCTCCCTCGCCGAGGGCCTGGCCCCGGACACCGACAGCGGCACGGAGGTGTCGATCACCGGCCGGGTGACGCTCATCCGCGACCACGGCGGCGTCTGCTTCGCCACGGTCTCCGACTGGAGCGGCGAGGTCCAGCTCATGCTGACCGCGACTGCCACCGGCACGGACGGCATGGAGCGCTGGCGCCACGACACCGACCTCGGCGACCACGTGGGAGTGCGGGGCACGGTGGCGACCAGCCGCCGCGGCGAGCCGTCGGTCGCCGTCACCGAATGGCGGCTCACCGCCAAGTGCCTGCGCCCCCTGCCGGACAAGCGCCGAGGCCTGGCCGACCCCGAGGCGCGGGTCCGCCAGCGCTACCTCGACCTCACCGTCAACGCCGACGCGCGCGCGACCCTGCGCGCGCGTACCGCCGCGATCTACAGCCTGCGCGAGTCGCTGGTCGGACGCGGGTTCATGGAGGTCGAGACCCCGATCCTGCAGCCGGTCCACGGCGGCGCGAACGCCCGTCCGTTCACCACCCACATCAACGCCTACGACATGGACCTCTACCTGCGCATCGCGCCGGAGCTGTTCCTCAAGCGGCTGTGCGTGGGCGGCGTGGAGAAGGTCTTCGAGCTGGGCCGGACGTTCCGCAACGAGGGCGTGTCCTTCAAGCACAACCCGGAATTCACCATGCTGGAGGCCTACCAGGCCTACGCCGACTACAACGACATGCGCCTGCTCACGCAGGACATGATCCAGAAGGCGGCGATCGCGGCCAACGGCGCGCCGGTGCTGCGCCGCCGCAACGGCGACGGGTCGATGAGCGAGGTCGACATCAGCGGCGAGTGGCCGGCGATCCCGATCAACACCGCGATCTCGGAGGCCACCGGCACCGAGGTCACCGCCGACACCCCGGTCGAGGAGCTGATCGCGCTGGCCGGGCGGCACGGCGTTCCGCTGCAGGAGGGGTGGAACCGGGGCGAGATCGTGCTGGAGATGTACGAACACCTGGTGGAGGAGAAGACGGAACGGCCCACGTTCTACATGGACTTCCCCACCGAGGTGTCCCCGCTGACCCGCCAGCACCGGGACGACCCGCGGCTGGCCGAGAAGTGGGACCTGGTGGCGTTCGGCACCGAGCTGGGCACCGCCTACTCCGAGCTGATCGACCCGGTGGAGCAGCGCAAGCGGCTGACCGCCCAGTCGCTGGCCGCCGCCGCGGGCGACCCCGAGGCGATGGAGCTGGACGAGGACTTCCTGCGGGCGCTGGAGTACGCCATGCCGCCCACGGGTGGCCTGGGCATCGGCGTCGACCGGCTGATCATGATGATCACCGGCCTGACCATCCGCGAGACCCTGCCGTTCCCGCTGGTGCGGCCCGGAGCACGGTGA
- a CDS encoding universal stress protein, producing the protein MSNTPELRRIVVGVDGSDSSRYALEWSANQAVQRGLGVRIVTAVWPLAAEGPFSDVVHAGESVSSSAREQDARALLDYARDWVLRIFPELDVEERLAAARPADALLEEAAHPETAAVVIGSRGLGGLATAFVGSVGVELAARCPVPLVVLPKKHESAHGAKGRIIVGVDGSEPSRRALEFGFRQAHALGAELVAVCAWQPMAAFASAMGPVPPEAFDDGAVEAAAQRTAEDELREPRARHPDVIVDVRAVRAHPVVALLEEATPADLIVVGSRGRGGFTGLLLGSVSQSVLHGAHGPVAIVH; encoded by the coding sequence ATGAGCAATACGCCCGAGCTCCGGCGGATAGTCGTCGGGGTGGACGGTTCCGACTCCAGCCGGTACGCGCTGGAGTGGTCGGCGAACCAAGCGGTGCAGCGCGGGCTCGGCGTGCGGATCGTCACCGCCGTGTGGCCGCTCGCGGCCGAGGGCCCGTTCAGCGATGTCGTCCACGCGGGTGAGTCGGTGTCCTCCTCCGCGCGCGAGCAGGACGCCCGCGCGCTGCTCGACTACGCGCGCGACTGGGTGCTGAGGATCTTCCCCGAACTCGACGTGGAGGAGCGCCTGGCCGCCGCACGTCCGGCCGACGCCCTGCTGGAGGAGGCGGCGCACCCCGAGACGGCCGCGGTGGTCATCGGCTCGCGCGGACTGGGCGGGCTGGCCACGGCGTTCGTCGGGTCGGTCGGCGTGGAGCTGGCGGCGCGCTGCCCGGTACCGCTGGTGGTGTTGCCGAAGAAGCACGAGTCGGCGCACGGGGCCAAGGGCCGCATCATCGTCGGCGTCGACGGCTCCGAACCGAGCCGCCGAGCCCTGGAGTTCGGGTTCCGGCAGGCCCACGCCCTCGGTGCCGAGCTCGTCGCGGTGTGCGCGTGGCAGCCGATGGCCGCCTTCGCCTCGGCGATGGGACCGGTCCCGCCGGAGGCGTTCGACGACGGCGCGGTGGAGGCCGCGGCGCAGCGCACCGCCGAGGACGAGCTCCGCGAACCCCGCGCCCGGCACCCCGACGTGATCGTCGACGTCCGCGCGGTCCGCGCCCACCCCGTCGTCGCCCTGCTGGAGGAGGCGACTCCGGCCGACCTCATCGTCGTGGGATCGCGCGGCCGAGGAGGGTTCACCGGTCTCCTCCTGGGCTCCGTCAGCCAGTCCGTCCTCCACGGCGCCCACGGCCCCGTGGCCATCGTGCACTGA
- a CDS encoding anhydro-N-acetylmuramic acid kinase — MIVLGLSSGTSVDGIDVAVADLRLEAGEVLLAPVAYREAAYPGRLRADILAALPPAPTTLDAVCRLDTRIGQAFGDAAAAAIGELCPQGGADLIAAHGQTVYHWVEDGRACGTLQLGQPAWIAEATGVPVVSDLRTRDIAAGGQGAPLASTLDVLWLSGRDAPAAALNIGGIANLTVVAPERPPVAFDTGPGNALLDAAVRRATHGREGMDADGRRARRGRVHPGLLARLRADPYYARPAPKSTGKELFHPGYLDAALDGIDVNEDDLCATLVALTAETVADACRAHGVTEVIASGGGLRNPALAEALRSALAPATVHSSAAFGIDPDAKEAYLFALLAFLTWHGIPATVPSCTGARRSTPAGRITPNDGNRPLPRRLRVVG, encoded by the coding sequence GTGATCGTCCTCGGCCTGTCGTCCGGGACATCCGTCGACGGTATCGATGTCGCCGTCGCCGACCTGCGCCTGGAGGCGGGGGAGGTGCTGCTCGCCCCCGTCGCCTACCGGGAGGCCGCCTATCCCGGGCGGCTGCGGGCCGACATACTGGCCGCGCTTCCGCCCGCACCGACCACCCTGGACGCCGTCTGCCGCCTCGACACCCGGATCGGGCAGGCCTTCGGCGATGCCGCCGCCGCGGCGATCGGCGAGCTGTGCCCGCAGGGCGGTGCCGACCTCATCGCGGCGCACGGGCAGACTGTCTACCACTGGGTGGAGGACGGCCGGGCGTGCGGCACGCTGCAGCTGGGACAGCCGGCCTGGATCGCCGAGGCCACCGGGGTGCCCGTCGTCTCCGACCTGCGTACCCGCGATATCGCCGCGGGAGGGCAGGGCGCGCCGCTGGCGAGCACGCTGGATGTGCTGTGGCTGTCGGGCCGGGACGCACCGGCCGCCGCGCTCAACATCGGCGGGATCGCCAACCTGACCGTCGTCGCTCCGGAGCGCCCGCCGGTCGCCTTCGACACCGGACCGGGCAATGCCCTGCTCGACGCGGCCGTGCGGCGGGCCACCCACGGGCGCGAGGGCATGGACGCCGACGGGCGCCGGGCGCGGCGCGGGCGCGTCCACCCCGGGCTGCTGGCGCGGCTGCGCGCGGACCCCTACTACGCGCGGCCCGCGCCCAAGTCGACCGGCAAGGAACTCTTCCATCCCGGCTACCTGGACGCCGCGCTGGACGGGATCGACGTGAACGAGGACGACCTGTGCGCCACGCTCGTCGCTCTGACAGCGGAGACGGTCGCCGACGCCTGCCGCGCCCACGGTGTCACCGAGGTGATCGCCTCCGGCGGCGGGCTGCGCAACCCCGCGCTCGCCGAGGCACTGCGTTCCGCACTCGCCCCGGCCACCGTGCACTCCTCGGCCGCGTTCGGTATCGACCCCGACGCCAAGGAGGCCTACCTCTTCGCCCTGCTCGCCTTCCTCACGTGGCACGGTATCCCCGCCACGGTCCCCTCCTGCACCGGGGCGCGCCGTTCTACCCCGGCCGGGCGGATCACCCCGAACGACGGCAATCGTCCGTTACCGCGACGCCTGCGCGTCGTGGGGTGA
- a CDS encoding sigma-70 family RNA polymerase sigma factor, producing MRRPTSPTIRQTTADDDLAERQEQLVRTLYREFKVPLLRNVRQLTGGDQQWAEDVVQETVVRAWRNASRLQREPHSLWAWLMTVARRIVIDDRRQRGHRPQEVVADGFDAEPPPVPDGSEPTLSAMVVLEALRGMAAHHREVLAHVYLCDRSANETAATLGIPAGTVKSRMHYGLRQLRAALEERDEDREGGPG from the coding sequence GTGCGGCGTCCAACTTCCCCCACAATTCGTCAGACGACCGCGGACGACGACCTGGCAGAACGCCAAGAGCAGCTGGTGCGTACGCTCTACCGGGAGTTCAAGGTCCCCCTCCTGCGCAACGTCCGTCAGCTGACCGGCGGTGACCAGCAATGGGCCGAGGATGTGGTCCAGGAAACCGTCGTGCGCGCCTGGCGCAACGCCTCCCGCCTGCAACGCGAACCCCACAGCCTGTGGGCCTGGCTGATGACCGTGGCCCGGCGTATCGTCATCGACGACCGCCGCCAGCGCGGCCACCGTCCCCAGGAGGTCGTGGCCGACGGGTTCGACGCCGAACCGCCGCCGGTGCCCGACGGCTCCGAACCCACGCTTTCGGCGATGGTCGTCCTGGAAGCGCTGCGCGGGATGGCCGCGCACCACCGCGAGGTCCTCGCCCACGTCTACCTGTGTGACCGCTCCGCCAACGAGACCGCGGCAACGCTGGGGATCCCCGCTGGAACGGTCAAGTCGAGGATGCACTACGGCCTGCGCCAACTGCGCGCGGCCCTGGAGGAGCGCGACGAGGACAGGGAGGGCGGACCTGGCTGA